The stretch of DNA TTGTGTGGCCAGTGAAACGTGTTTACATCTGCCTCTACGTCAGGTGGGAGGTCTTGAGGTTGCTGATATGCCAGACATGGACGAGGGAGGCACCAATAAAGCGCACGTCTTAGGGGATTCGAGTTATAACGGAGGTGCAGACAACGAAAGAGCTGTTTCTGTTGAGCTGGATGGGCAGACTTCGGCGCAGGATCCAGGCTCCAGTTTCGACCAGCAGGCGGTCCCTGTCAGCCTGTGCGTGGTTGCCGGTGGCATgtccgacggcgacgaccaTGGCGATACAGTCAGCGGGTGGTTGCGCCACACTCCTGAGTGCGCAATGCTGCCTAACAGCGGTTGCGGACCAACTGCAGAGGGGGCGATGCCAGGCGACACATTTGCCCGAGAGCGCTCCCCAGTAACAGAAGGTTTTATCGTCACGCCGCACCAGCATGCAGCGTCTGCTGACGCCGCTCAGCAGCCGCACTCTACGGAGAGCGAAGCCACTCTCGACACCGTCCTAAACTCCCCCCACATCGGAAGAGAGTGAGCATAGGCGAACAGCGCGTTGGCCCCTGCGGTGCAGTGGGCATCAGTGTACAAGTATTCTTCTCTTCTGGAGTCGAATTGCGGAGAGTATTGATCGCCAGGTTTGCAGCATGCATTTTTTGCAACATCGGTAGTCTCCGTGCTGCTGTCTCCTGCAGGGTGCGATCAGACTGCATCTCATGCTGATGTCGCACTCATTGTCTTGCGTGTAGCCATGATAAAGATGATGCGATCAACCAAAAACTGAGAAGCCGCCTTGAATCGGAGGCTGCCGCGTTGGAGAGGGCAGTGAGTTCCACCCCTACGGTATACCTCGTGCAAGAAACTCCCACCCCCTGCCCAGGCGAATACCAAAACCGGATATTCAACGACTCCTTGCTACGTATTGAGCGAAATGGGCGTCATCGGGCTGTTCATCCTGCGTATTCGATGCTCCGTACGATCCCGGCGCTGGTGAACGACGTAACAAACGTCCCCCTTCTGAAACAGTCGTAGAGAGCATGCAACGAATAACTAGTGACTGGCGTTGCCTCAGGCAGCCGAGGCTTTCCTTGTGATCAAGTTCGTGCCGTCATTCACAGGCCGAGACGCTGATTGAGTTAAAGGCTCAGGAGGACTACTTGAGGAAGCGAAGCATTTCACGGGAGGATGCAATGCGATTCTGGCTCAAGAAAGCTGATGCCCAGAAGAAACACCTGGTGTTTCTGCGCGAACAGTGCGCGACAGGTGGAAGCATCGAGAAGGTTCGTCGTGGAGACGTTTTTCCTGCAGTGAACACAAGCGGCGTCAGGCTGGGGACTTAAAAGAGATGCCTCCCAGGTCTTGGCTAGGAATACTGACAGCAGAAGCTGGCTATGCGACTCTTCATGCACTGAGTCACGAATGAGCTGAGCCGAGACGGTGTGGCAAGTGCAGGAGACCGCATGCACCCGCGTCCTCCTACTTTGAAAGCAGCTGCAAAAACTTTCATGTGTGTTGCTCGTCAGTTGAAGAGCATCCAGAATCAAATCCGAGAAAAGGAAATCGTCTTGAGGGAGCTGAAAGTGAGCCAACGCGAGCGATGGCTAGGAACAAAGGGGTCTCTGCATTGGCATTGTAGCAAGGGACCGCCGAGATACCGCAAACAATTACGAAAGGCGCTGTGTGCGCCTTTCCGACTAGCTCGCCCTTCTAGTCTGGGCGCTTGCATGAGCTGCGGACCGAGCATGCTATCTAAGACGAGggtcttctcgtcttcttcatgCCTTGTAAATCGCATTACAGGCACACAGTGCACTTTCGTGCTGAAAGCCCCAATCTTCCACACGCCTTTCGATGTTTCATTTGGAATTCTAATGGCGTCGTGATATTACAGCACGGAAAGGAACTTGCGGTTGTCCGTGTTCAGGCTGTTGATGTCGGTCTGGAGAGAGTACGCCGGCAACAGGATATGGCAGTGCAGCATATTGAAGCGAAGAATTACGCTCTCCCACGGAAAGTAAGTTTGGCGATGGCGATGGGGCCAGGGAACAGTGCATCGAAACAGGAGCCACACTGGACCCTGACCGTCGAACACGCATCGTAGTATTTGCTCGaatttcctcctcgcccgtgGCTACGAGTCTAATGCATTCCACTCTCTCCACGAAGGATAAACGTAGTATGGGTACTGTCGTCCCACGATGCCAGCGTGCACGTGAGAAATAGAAACGTGAAAGGCTCAAGCCTCGTCCCCCGGCAACCGTCACACGCAGTGCTTCTTGGACGGCCACTgtgcagcctctgcgcgcgctcctATCTCGGCAGTAGCTTCTCTGTGAAGAACACTCCTCAGACCACAAAATTAGAGGCGGACCTAAGGAGTCTTAAAAGGGAGAATGTCATGCTTCGGAAAACGCACTTCCGAAATGACGAAGAAATCAGAAATTTGCACGAGTCCTGCATCGACTACGAAAATAGACTCAGGTGGTGTCTGCAAGTCATAAAACAGAGAACCGAAGAGCGAAAACTCGCAAACGGCGCCCTCCTAGAAGGCAGTGGACGGCAAATTTCGGTAAAGGAAAAGAAGCTGCTCCTTATGGCTCGACCTTCACGAAAGATATTTACGACGTTCAGAAACTGGACACATACCCTCCATTGGATCCGCCTCGGGTGGAGCACGGATTTGTATTCGAGAAACAGACGACGATAGAACCTCAAAGTTGAAGTTGCTTCTCACACACCTAACGCTTTGCCCCTTCAGAAAAAGGTTGAGTGCCGCATAAGCCGTGGTGGGACGCCGGAATTGTTCGTTTACGGAGATCATTCGCAAACGTCAGGCACAGTCTTGTTGTTGTCTGTCCAGTCTGAAAAGAAGACTCAACTGGAAGCCCTTGCTCGTGAGGAACAGAAGTTGCAGAAAAAGATCGAGGTCCTCGAAAGGGCAAAGGAAACAGAGGAAAAGAAATGTGCTCACCAGGTATATCTTACAGTCTTTGCCGCACGTGAGGCCGGTGTCCGAAAGCATGACATATTTCAACGCCAGGGGGAAGACGTCTGAACCATTCTCTTCCACTCCGGAATGCCTCCGAGCTAAAACATGTCCACTAGACTGCAAGTGTTCACCTGCTTCCTCCTTGAACCTCTGACTTGAGTTGTGGCTGCTCCTTACGGTGGCATCCGACCCTTTTCGGAGGCACTAATGCGTGACTGTGTTGCTTTCGCTGACCCTCCCCGCTACCCCAAGCTGAGCGTTCTTAACCGTCAAATCAAAACGATGCaagcgacagcgcggcggctggagaACTCTAACAGTGAAATCGAGGCGGTACTTCCCTACAGCTGCAGATTTTGCTGGGCACCATCGCTGCCCGCAAAGCCTCACTCTAGCAACCGTTCACTCTCGTTTGCCGTTTCGAGGACTCGTAGGCGGCTTCAGGGGGTGCAGCCCGCCCCGATCTTGTTACGCAATACGCAACAGGATATCACGTCCCACGCTTCTCAGCTtaaggaggcgaggaagcttCGACAAATGCGGGAGCGGCTCTGTCCGGTCCCCACccgagacgaggaagagatCGAGCAAGCTAGTGGGCTGCACGGGTGAAAAAAAGAATGCCTACACAAATACGGGTAAGGCCGTGCAAGAACGAAATCGCCCCCAACATCTCAGCAAGAAGACGCTCTCCTTCGACTTTGCCTTCTGCCACACTCTTACACAGAACGCTTGCTCCTTCTAGCTTCCGTCATGCGAGTTACCCGGCCCCAATGACTTCCACCTCTGCCCACTGAACCTGCTGCCAACGTACTGTGACCCTTGTGGAGGGAATCTATGTGTCGCTGTCTTGCTTGGTAGATTCCGGGGCGATGAATCATGCAAGCGTCTTCAATAGTGCCTTCATGTCATGCTGTCTTTCCCCAATGCCGGACGTGCCCGTACTATTTTGCGTCCTAACCGCATAGCACTACCTGCCAGCCCGAATGGTACGGATTGCCTGCACTTTCGGAAATCCAATGTAACAGCTTCTGCAGCCCTGACGAGAACTGCGCTCGAGTTGTCTGCTTCTCTAAATACACTGAATGTCTTTCTACCCGGGCGAAACGACCGCCTTCTCCAGGTCACTGCATTGCCCGCGGCAGCTCGGTGCTCCTGTCTGGAGGTTGCATGTTTCAGCGCATGTTCACTGGCGAAGGtttgtgtctctgcgttttccgcGACTGAGCTGCGGAATGCGCATCCCTGCCTTAAGCCTCCAACAACTACTAACGCACagggggagacgccgcgcggttCTTCCCCCGTGCACTGCTGGTTCGGCACCACTGTTATCTCAAATAACGTAAATAGCGGAGCGTGCGCAAGATGACAGCAGCAtccctgcctgcgcgcccccTTTTAGTTGCCTCCCTCCCAACGCgtgaagagaaagagagtcCCTTGTACCTCCGCGCCGACTAGACCTCCGACGCCCGACTGCCATGGTGGGAGTGTTGAGCAAGGCCAGCCAGTAGTGGTGGTAGCGGTAGTGGCAGGGGTGCAAGCTTTTCACGCGTGCACTAGGGTGAAAAAGGGGGGACCGCGATTAACGCGCGCCACAGTAAAGTGGCGGATAGTTGagcacgccggcgcgcggctggagaGGCAGTGGTGGTGACTCCCCACCCGGGCCAACAGAGAGGAGGCCTGCAGTCACGCGTGGGCGCGTGTGATGGGCAAACTATGGACAAACTGCAGCCACTGTGGCAGCGTCGCCCTTTGTTGAGGTGGACTCAGGAATCGCCCATCGTGAAGCTCGCTGTTGCGATTTCTGTGGGCGTATCCGGTCTAAAATCCGTACGCCTTGTTGCCCTGCTACTCTTGTGCTAAAAACCGCCCCCCCTTCACCCAAAGACCATCTTTCGGGAGTCTCTGTTCACGCTCCTCCTGCGCTGAGGCTGGGTGGCTGCGGAATATGGCGTCAACCTGAGGATGCCAGCCGTGCTCTTAAAGAGGCGAAGCACAGTCTCGTGTTTGATGCGTCCTTGACCGTACCCACATATCTTCTCCCCAAAGAAGAACAAAGAGGCGTCCCGGCTTGTTTACAAGACATCCAACGACAACACTTCCTCTCTTGACGGGTTGGCGAGTTCCCGCGTTTGGACTCACCTGCTTCCGCTCCCGCACGACTGCAAAGTCGAATTTCCTCGACTTCCGAGAGTATCGCACGCTTATAACTCCTTCATGGATTTTATAGGCACCAGTACTGCGGGTCACCGGCCCCA from Besnoitia besnoiti strain Bb-Ger1 chromosome V, whole genome shotgun sequence encodes:
- a CDS encoding hypothetical protein (encoded by transcript BESB_060690), which codes for MDEGGTNKAHVLGDSSYNGGADNERAVSVELDGQTSAQDPGSSFDQQAVPVSLCVVAGGMSDGDDHGDTVSGWLRHTPECAMLPNSGCGPTAEGAMPGDTFARERSPVTEGFIVTPHQHAASADAAQQPHSTESEATLDTVLNSPHIGRDHDKDDAINQKLRSRLESEAAALERAAETLIELKAQEDYLRKRSISREDAMRFWLKKADAQKKHLVFLREQCATGGSIEKLKSIQNQIREKEIVLRELKAVDVGLERVRRQQDMAVQHIEAKNYALPRKVSLAMAMGPGNSASKQEPHWTLTVEHAS